One Nitrospirota bacterium genomic window, GCGGGCGGATCAGGATGAAGTAGAAGATGGCGAAGATGACAACCATCATGATCAGGCCCGACGCTCCGCCGCCTCCCGAAGACTGCCCCGCGCTGCCCGGTGATCCCATGGCATATGCGATTGATTCTAGCATGTTGAAACCCTCCTGTAGGATTGAATTTCTTTTTTATCATCCCCGTGCTTCGCACAGGGATAGGGTTGATGCTCTCCGCTTCAAAAAACGGAATCCCGATTCAACCGACGGGAATGACTGCAGAACTTTAACCTACGATGGGGCGCTTTCGCGCATCGACAGAAACTCTCTCTTGAACTCCCGGAACCCACCCTGCTCGATGCTTGTTCTCACCTTCCGCATCAGGTCGAGGTAGAAAAAAACATTATGGACCGTGCCCAGCCTCAGGGCCAGCACTTCGTTCGCATTGAACAGGTGCCGGAGATACGCCCGCGTGAAATTTCTGCACGTAGGGCAGCCGCACTCCGGATCGATTGGGTCCGGGTCCCGCTCGTACCGGCTGTTCCTGATCACCAGCTTTCCAAAGGAGGTGAAGAACGTGCCGTTCCGCGCGTTCCGGGTCGGCATCACACAGTCGAACATGTCGATGCCGCGCTCCACGCCCTCCACGAGGTCCTCAGGTGTTCCGACCCCCATCAGGTAGCGCGGCTGGTCTGCGGGCAGCGACGGCACCGACGCCTCGATCATCTCATACATCACCGGCTTGGTCTCGCCGACCGACAGACCGCCCAGCGCGTAGCCATCGAACCCGATGTCCAGGAGCGCTTCGGCGGACTGCTTCCGGAGCTCGGGGTACATGCCGCCCTGGACGATGCCGAACAGCGCCTGGCCGGTTTCCTTCTTCGCTACGGCGCACCGCTTCGCCCACCGGATCGTCCGCTCCAGCGACGCTCTCGCGTAATCATGCGTCGCCGGGAACGGGATGCACTCGTCGAAGGCCATGATGATGTCCGCGCCGAGCGCTTCCTGGATCTCGACGGCGTACTCGGGCGTGATGAAATGCTTCGCTCCGCCGTCGATGTGGGACTGGAACGTGACCCCCTCCTCGGTGATCTTCCGGAGGTCCGCCAGGCTGAAGACCTGGAACCCGCCGCTGTCCGTCAGGACCGGCCGGTGCCATGCCATGAACTTCTGGAGCCCGCCGAATTCCCGTATCAGCTCATGCCCCGGCCTCAGGAACAGGTGGTACGTGTTCGAGAGGATGATCTCCGCGCCAAGGCCGGCGAGGTCGTCGGGAGACAGCGTCTTGACCGTTGCCTGCGTTCCGACCGGCATGAAGACCGGCGTACTGATCTCGCCGTGGGAAGTAACGATCTTCCCGAGCCGGGCGGAGGAGGCAGGATCTTTTTTTATCAAAGAAAAGCTGAAAGCCATGGGCGGCGAATTCACGCGAATAAACGCGAATGAAAGACTAATTCATCTGCAATGATGCTCAAAATGTTCAAAAGAGTGAAGGCCGGCTATATCCTCTTGGGCGACTCGTGAGCCTTTTTCCGTTGCATCCTTCGATGGCTATCGCGCCCGTTCGCGGCTGATGAATTCACATCCGTTCCGGCGCGTTCACGCCGAGGATCCTGAGCGCACTCTGGATGACGGTCTTGACCTGCTTCATGAGAAAGAGCCTGGCCCCGGTCCGGCCCCTGTCCTCGGTGATCACACGGTGCTTGAAATAATAGTTGTGCAGCAGCCCGGCTAGGTCCTGCAGATAGAACGTGAGCCGGTGGGGCTCATAGGCCAGGGCGGCGTCCTCGATGACCTCGGGATACTTCGCGAGAGACTTGATGATGTTCTGCTCCTCTTCGAGGTCGAGGAGATCGATCGTGACCGCGTCCTTCGCAGGCACCACGATGCCGCGGGATTCCGCCTCCCGCATCAGGCTCGCAAGCCGCGCGTGGGCGTACTGAACGTAGTACACCGGGTTCTCGCGGGACTGCTCCTTGGCAACGTCCAGATCGAAATCCAGGTGGCTGTCCGACCGGCGCGTCAGGAAGATGAAACGCGCTGCATCGGCGCCCACATCCTGGACTACGTCGCGCAGCGTGACGAACGTGCCTGCCCGCTTCGACATGGGCACCGGCTGGCCGTGCCGGAGGATCGCGACAAGCTGCACGAGCAGCACGTGGAGCGAGTCTTTCGGATGGCCGAAGGCCTGGATCACAGCCTGGACCCGCGGGATATAACCGTGATGGTCCGCGCCCCAGATGTTCACCAGCGAGGTAAAACCGCGCCCCAGCTTGTTCCGGTGATAGGCGATGTCCGTGGCAAGGTAGGTGTAGCTCTTGTCCTTCTTGACCACTACCCGGTCCTTGTCGTCGCCGAAGGTGGTCGACCGGAGCCAAAGCGCACCGTCCTGGTCGTAGAGGTTCCTGCTTTCCATCAGCTCATCCAGCGATCTCTGGACCGAGCCGTCCTTCAGGAGCGACGCTTCGCTGAACCAGGTGTCGAACCGGACGCCGAAGGATTCCAGATCCGTCCGGATGTCCGCCAGCATCGTTTCCTTGCCAAAATCAGCGAACGCCTCGGTGCAGTCATCAAAGGGCGCCTTCAGGTAGCGTTTCCCGTGGAGCTTGATGAAACCCTGGGCGATCTCTTCGATGTAGGTCCCATGGTACCCGTCCTCGGGAAAAGGCACGTTATTGCCGAGCGCCTGCTGGTACCGGCTGTAGACCGAGAGCGCCAGGAGCTTCACCTGCCTGCCCGCGTCGTTGATGTAGAATTCCCGCGTTACAGCAAACCCGACGGCCGAGAGCAGGTTCGCAAGGGCGTCGCCGATCGCGGCTCCCCTTCCGTGCCCCACATGGAGCGGGCCCGTCGGGTTGGCGCTCACGAATTCCACGAGCACCTTCTTGCCCCTGCCGATGTCCCGGAGGCCGTAGCGCCCGCCTTCGGCCTCGATATCAAAGAGCGTCTGTTTCCACCGGTCCTGCTTGAAGATGAAATTGATGAACCCGGGGCCCGCGATCTCGGTCCGGTCGATGATCCCGGCCTCGTCCCGGATGTTGCTCACGATGATCTCGGCGATCTTCCGGGGAGGCTTCGCCTCGGACTTTGCCATGGTCAGGGCGAGGGTCGTGGCGAGGTCGCCGTGGCTCTTCTCCCTCGGCGTTTCAAGCGTGACCGCAGGCTGTGTTTCGAGCTTGAGTTCTCCCTTCTCTTTGGCCCGCGCAAGGGCGTTGAGCAGGATGTCCGTAAGGGTTTCTTTCATGGGTGAACAGCGTCTTTCGTGCCATTAGTAAACGCCAAAGTATAGCTTATACGCGAAAAAAGTCAATATAATAATCCCTTTACTTGGTCCCGGCGCTGTGGTATTGTTAAAAAAAGGGCGGAGACGGCCATGTGGATACAGATGAACGTCAATACCATCCTGTTCGACAGCAAGAACAGCAGTTATATCGT contains:
- the argS gene encoding arginine--tRNA ligase, coding for MKETLTDILLNALARAKEKGELKLETQPAVTLETPREKSHGDLATTLALTMAKSEAKPPRKIAEIIVSNIRDEAGIIDRTEIAGPGFINFIFKQDRWKQTLFDIEAEGGRYGLRDIGRGKKVLVEFVSANPTGPLHVGHGRGAAIGDALANLLSAVGFAVTREFYINDAGRQVKLLALSVYSRYQQALGNNVPFPEDGYHGTYIEEIAQGFIKLHGKRYLKAPFDDCTEAFADFGKETMLADIRTDLESFGVRFDTWFSEASLLKDGSVQRSLDELMESRNLYDQDGALWLRSTTFGDDKDRVVVKKDKSYTYLATDIAYHRNKLGRGFTSLVNIWGADHHGYIPRVQAVIQAFGHPKDSLHVLLVQLVAILRHGQPVPMSKRAGTFVTLRDVVQDVGADAARFIFLTRRSDSHLDFDLDVAKEQSRENPVYYVQYAHARLASLMREAESRGIVVPAKDAVTIDLLDLEEEQNIIKSLAKYPEVIEDAALAYEPHRLTFYLQDLAGLLHNYYFKHRVITEDRGRTGARLFLMKQVKTVIQSALRILGVNAPERM
- the tgt gene encoding tRNA guanosine(34) transglycosylase Tgt, producing the protein MAFSFSLIKKDPASSARLGKIVTSHGEISTPVFMPVGTQATVKTLSPDDLAGLGAEIILSNTYHLFLRPGHELIREFGGLQKFMAWHRPVLTDSGGFQVFSLADLRKITEEGVTFQSHIDGGAKHFITPEYAVEIQEALGADIIMAFDECIPFPATHDYARASLERTIRWAKRCAVAKKETGQALFGIVQGGMYPELRKQSAEALLDIGFDGYALGGLSVGETKPVMYEMIEASVPSLPADQPRYLMGVGTPEDLVEGVERGIDMFDCVMPTRNARNGTFFTSFGKLVIRNSRYERDPDPIDPECGCPTCRNFTRAYLRHLFNANEVLALRLGTVHNVFFYLDLMRKVRTSIEQGGFREFKREFLSMRESAPS